The window aacttatatacaaaaactagaaagtttctatgtaatgtgtatccataataaaaattgtatttatatatcttataatttttcaggAAATGATGAGAGTGTGGCTGTTGTTTATGTTTACCATGGCTGTTGTCATGGGTCGTAGACATGGGGGAGACGGAGCTGAGGACCTACCTTTCCCAGGTGGTAGAGGTCCTAGCCAGCACGAGCAGGACGGTAAGTCTTATcatgaatttttatttactatttttgttcaattattataaattaaatgtcgtttctaataatttttaattacatttgtagTTGAGGAACGTGCCCGAAGGAAAGTTCAAGGAAAAGCAAAAAATATAAAGCTTGAAAAAAGCAATCTTGCAGAACCAGGGGAAACCAATAGGCATGCAATATGATAGAGATATCATATTTAATCCCGTAGGAGAGGCGGGAGACATGTTTTCCCGAGAAGTTGGGAAAACAATATGGCAGATGGTCCCTTTCGACAAATGGAGTTGGAAGAGAGTTTCTCCTGATATAAAGGACACTGTACTACAACATTTAgcggtaattatttatttaaatatattttataggtttaactataattgttttttacttggttaactttttttttattgtagacaaagtttgatctcaatcaaatgtacCAAGATGCACAAGCTACTCTATTGACAGAGAGTTTTCAAGAAAGTTTTCAATCAAATGTACCAGGATGCACAAGCTACTTGGTAGAttgtaaaaattttgtttgatatttaatatgtattatttgatattttgTAATTTGCATTGACactattatatttaatatttaatataatgtttgttttgtaattatcGTCGACACTATtggttttgatatttaatcgaatATTGTTATCACCGGCGACACTTTTACCTGCGATATTATCACCGGCAACGAAaatcattatttaaaaaaaattgaaaaaaaattaccgGCGACGCTTTTACCGGCGACATACGTCATTACCGGCGACAGACTTATTAGCAGCGACAAAGatcattagcggcgacatacCAATAGCGGCGACAAACTGATCAATAGCGACGAGGCAGTAGCGGCGACTCAGTACCGGCGACGCGTCGCCGCTATTAGTATTACTGTCGACTTTTGGGACTtttaccggcgacttttgtcgcAGGTAATGACCTTTTTCCTTGTAGTGAATATGTGTCAACTTGATTAAAGTATgaccctataacatcatatgttaTTAGCTTGAGCATATAGATTCAATATTAACAACATAACATTTCATCAACAAAACACTGCCAATATACTACATGCGTCAACAAAATATTCCCAAAACAAGAAAAGACCATCTGGAAAAACAAGCATAACCATGACCTTCAGCCACCACCTAGCTTGGCTTCCACCTTCACCAACTACGTAGACATTTGCATGACATTTACTTGTGGCTCTTATTTTTTACATTTTCCACATGTAACATTGGAATATTTCCGCATGAGTTTCTAAGCTCGATTAATTACAATTTTTACTTTTTAGTTGATAAATTGCAAAATAATCGGTCGTGCACAAAGGCATTTCTGCCCTCGTATACGTGAGGGTTTTGATAACCACAAAGTAACGATTATTAACACAAATGACTTATTCCATGATTACGTTTTTCAAAAAAAGATCAAATCCATAACTTTATAAAGGGTTGGAACCTACCTACAAAGAATGAGAATCCAAGGGatgatttttgtaattttgtcatttttaaacTGTGACAAATATTATTCTTTTAGCCACATTCCAAAATAAAAACAGGCTGGAAACAACTTTACCACTTTTCTAAATTCTCCAAATTATATAACAATTATATATCATTATATCATTTGAATGATTGTTTGTATTTGGTATATTATattttgtgcaatggattgtatttttatgtataatattttatattttattatgtgACATTATCTGTATGATTTAATTcgaatatatattaataaacttaaaaataatatttgttcTATATATAAAAGATGTTAAAAATCATGACATACAAAATGTCTATCAACAatttataaaaaatgaaattgaaaatttAGTTACAACATCAACACATGTTGTGAATACATGACACAGATTTGTCATTTTTATTTATGACGGAAGCTTTAGTGACACGATTTTTGTGTCATATGTACCCTTTAATGACACAGTGGCATTAAAGATCTATTTTCTACTAGTCATGTGACATGGTGGTTCTTCAACAAAAGTTCATTAAATATATTCTCACATTGTAATCGATGATTGATTCTATTGGCACATCAATGCCATTACTAGTAATGTTTCATTTGCTTCCTCTCATGGACAACCGATTTAACGATCACCCCACTGTGTATCGATAACTCATTGGCAAGATGAATTTTTTTATTGCAGGCATGTCGTGATCCTTCTATAGTTCAATACTTGATTCAGTTCAATCAAAATCAATGTCGACCCATTATAACGATTGCTTATTCAACAATTTGATACTTGGTTGTAACATTAAAGTTTGGAAGTCAAAGAAACATGTCAATGTTCCTTTATCCTCGACTGAAGTTGAATTCATACAAATCAATAGAAAGAGTATGCACTGAATGAGCATGGGTAAGCCGATTTAATAGCGAACTCCAACTTCCAATAATAACTACTATCCGTCTCAAGTGTGACAATCTGGCATTGTGGCTGATGTATATAGATCATTACAAATAGGGTTATTTccataaaagaccttatattttgttttttttttctatttagacCTAAAACTTTTTTCTTTTGCGAAAAAGACCCAACTTTTAACTATTACTTGTTATTTTAGACCCTAGCAGGTTACCAAAAGGGAAatcaaatatttttatttcataaaaaaccCTACGTTTTGTATTTTTTTCTAGTTTAGAcctaaaaggtttttttttttatttatttattttttttttaatttctaaataAACTCAACTTTAAAATTGGTTACAACCTTTAACACTAGTTGTATAAGATACTTAACTACACCGATTTAATGAAGCTTAACTTCGTTCATGAGTAAAAACGTGATTATATCATTTCAAATTAAAATGAAATCCTAaattttattttggtaattattatgattatccttaagattcaaTAATAATGATATACAAACACCATGTATACATAAGATAGATTAATAAAATGAAGTAGTAGGCCAACTATTCAATTTTCTTTTTTCTACAACAAAATTTCATAGTTTTATCATTTTTGCTCATTCACCATATTCCAACCATTGTTAATAATGTCAACCATACTATTTTGATATTTAAGTGTGCAGTATCATTCTTGTTATTTGGATTTTCAACTTATGCTCAAACGCTTTCattcccaaaatatagttttatgtattcatgttaacattttttaaaaaaatcttaaACTTTAATCTCATATATCTAAACAAAACTAATACAATGTTTAGGattaatatttttatgtatttatttgatataattatatcatattatttaataatgGGCTAATGCTATAAAATATTCTATGGTTTTAGTTTAGGAGTATGATAGTGAATGTGTTTATTAACTGttctaaaaaaattaattaaaaaattcatcCAAAAAAATAATATAGAAAAGTGAGAGAGGGAAATATGTACAAACTCACCGTATAATAGACaaactaaaaaaattattttgtataCAATTTGTTAAATTatatggtatttttttttttacaaataaaaaaaaattgttattatGCTAAAAAATTCTTCTTAGCTATGTATTATCCATGTCACCAAAAAATATCAAATTAACATTAAACTTTTTATCATCGGTAATAATAACATTTTCTCTAAACAATATATCATGTTTAATGATATAATATTTATTCAAGATAAAGTTTAATCATATCTTTTAGAcaataataaaattttgcaaTTCTTTTAGGTTATATTCGCTCAAAGGATAATAAGTTAGATAATATTTTTTAGTGTATACATGTATATTTTCTTTTTCGGTGTagtcaaaaagtattttatatatttgGTCTTGAATATTATAACTAATTTTAAAGTTgagtttattttgaaaaaaaaaaatattttaggtCTAAAATGGAAACAACTACAAAATATAGGGtcttttataaaacaaaaatacataatttacctattagtgacctgctaggtttGAAATAACAAGTAACACATAAAAGTTGGGTCTTTTtaggaaaagaaaaaaatattaggtttaaaaagaaaaaaagtcaGAATATAGGGTCATTTATGAAAATAACCCTTGCAAATAACAAAATATATCTTTCACAAAAGGATAAAGCATAATGTATTAGGCTGTCATTTACATTTAGGAAAAGCTACAAAGTGGTTGGATTTCCTTGTGACATGTATGTACTACCAATCAACTAGTTGATGTTTTCAATAAGGCGTTGCATGGACCTTAAGATCTTCAAACTATTTCCAAGCTTTGTCTAATTCCTTATCCTCTAGCTCGAGGTAGTTTCACAAGCTTAGTCTAATTCCTTACCCTCTAGCTTGAGGGGATGTTAGTCCACTTGTTCAGATATTGCCTTATAATTTTGTTGGTAGTTATGGGGGTTTTACGTAATTAAATTATTTTGTGTTAGAAACTTATTTTAAGTTTTCCTGCTTAGTTCAGTTTTATATTAGTTTTGTCTCTATAACTTTGTTGaagaaataaaagaaaacttTGAAAGCCTCTCCTAATTCTCTCAATCTTTACAATACAACGTTAACACATGGCACTAGCATGCTTAACCTCTATGAAACTAACAATCTACACAATACTCACAAGACGAATGTTATTCAAAAAGTCATAAAGACATTAAAGGCCCAAACTAGAAATTCATTCGATCAACAtaacaatacatataaatatgctCTTTTCTAAAAGAACCATACATGAAATAACAACTCATCCATGAGCAGAATTCAAACTGATAGTTTTAACTTTTAACCTCCAAGATCACATATAAAGGCTCTCATTTGGTAACCTTGGCGACGGGACAGCTATGAGTGGTTCTCTTTTCTTTAGTGTAATTCCAAATTTTTCAGACAGATCATGCACTTCACCCTCTGGCAGTTTCCATTCAAATGAATGTAAGAGCGATGCCAAGATAAACATCTGCATTTTCTCGGCtaatggaacacctggacacgaTCTTCTTCCTGATCCAAATGGGAAAAAGTTTAAATTGCTTCCTATGAAATCACATTTGTTTGCCAAGAACCTCTCTGGGTTAAATTCCAATGGATTGTCCCAATACCGAGGATCCCGATGGATGGCCCAAACATTAAGAAACACTGTACAACCCTTTGGAATGGTGTATCCGCTTACCATGCAATCCTGGCTTGGTGATCGTGGGAGTATGAGAGGGACTACTGGGTGCAACCTGAATGTTTCCTTAATAGTTGCATCTAGGTATTGTAGTTTTGGGAGATGAGATTCTTCGACAATGTTGTCAAGTCCTACaatttcttctaattcttcttgaacccttttcattatgttatgattttgCATTATCTCTGCCATTGCCCATTCTATCAGCGTTGTCGTTGTTTCTGTTCCTGCAACCATAATGTTCTGACACAACAGCTTTTTTAGCCATATCTATATTTTTTCATTCGAAGTAAACAAAAAAAGTGCGGAGTCATTttcatgtctatatatatatattaatgagaGACCCTACGAAATATAAACTATTCGGAGAGAGTATCATCTCTGACTTTGACGTAAtttaaaaaggtaatgattaCCTGGATAAGTGCCTTCAGTTGGGTGAGATTAATTGATACAGCATCTTTTTGGTCCATGAGCTCCAGTAAGATCTGTAAAAGATCTTTCTTTCCTTCATGCCCAACCGCCTCCTTTGATTTTTTAGAGTTAGATTCTATTCGATCGTCAATAATTCTTGTAAAAATTTGATCCAACTGATGAAGTTCTCTCTTCACCTTTCGCTCCACCCCTTGTAGATCAAGCCATGCAAGACTTGGGAATATATCAGAAACATTCGCCTGTCCCATGAGCTCAACAATATTCGACGAAATCATCTGCAACTCTGATCCAAAATTGCTACCTTTTATCTTTTGGGCTGAAGTGTTTCCCCAAACCATGCTCGTTAGAACGCTAGCCTCTGTGGAGAAAGCAATCTCACTAATGTTGATTGATGTCCTGATTTTACTAAAAACATTTTTTATAGTTTTCCTCACTTCATCTCTTCGGAAACAGCTGGATGCTTCAAGATTCTTGTTGCTTAGAACCTCATGGACAAATATCTTACGAAGGTTGCGCCAATCTGAATTGTTGTCTGACCATACAATATCTTGTCCCCCGTAAGAGATGGCTAAGGCAGCTATTGATGGATTACGGTTCGCAAAGATCTCATCTTTCTCACGAACCACTACCTTTGCTAAGTCAGGGGTGTTTATCACTACATGGAGTCTGCCTCCGATGTGGAACTTGAAAATGGGACCATAACTGTGAGACATGTTGGCGAACTGTTTGTGTAGATCACGCCCAAGAAAGGGAAGGTAGCCTACAATTGGCAAGGAACGCGGACCTGGTGGCAATGGTGGCCCACCATTGGAGGACATTGAAAATTTCCATATGTACCACAAACCAGTCAAGATTAATGTTGAAATGGCCAGAGTAAGCTCGTGTTTGTTGCTGCTCATCGCTTCCCACCACCATGACCCCAGGTTGTTTAGCTGTGCCATTATTGCAGTTGATGAATTTGAGTACAATAATGCAAGTAGATAGCAGCATTTACACCCCAAGTGACGGCCAAAGGCGGCAAAACAAACTAGTATAAcaaatataacaaataaaagtaatatttttattaaGAGGAAAACCGGTCAAAATCACTATGGAATGCAAAAGTTAAAGTCACGTGACGTGAAACTCTTTAAAGAAGCTTATTATATATCGTCTAATAATCTATATATACGTTCTTATATTGAacttattattaaaaaaattaatgatagataattatgttttattatattaatattaatttgaaactttcaaattacttactataattaattactaCTAaaaaaaagggtattttggatagAATTTTAGCGACGGAAAAAATCCATCGGAAAAAGCGACGGAATAACAACCGATTCCCGACGAAATAAGAAAACTTAATTATAAGGGTTGTAGTGACGGTATTTCCACAGCTTAACAACAAAATGCATTATGTCGGTAATCCGTTACAGTATACCAATGGATTACCGACAAAAATCAACAAATTTACAATTtaatttcacaaatatatattgGTAAAACTTTTGAATTCCGTTAGGAAACAGTTGGTAAACTTGTTATAAAATACAGGATGTGTTTAGTAATGGTTACACCGAcagtaaattattattattattattattattattattattatttatttatttatttatttattttagcttTAACGGGTAACCATAAGAAAGACTTGTCCTTTGTAAGTTTTTTTCAAAGTTCTGAAAAATTCGTCATGGCTCCTtcatggctcgccatggctccAAAGCTTATCTTTGCCGCCAAACTTTACCAAAACGTCaccttaactcatatatgtgtataaaatagaataataattgaaaatacatataaaaatattaattgtaTACAAATTGTCGTCTTAAGTTACGTCTTACAAATGACGTGGCTCACTAAGACTCAGAAAAGTTAGAGGtttgacattgccgccaagtcacgcATTACGTTATTTATAACCTTGGTTTTTTTTAAGCAACATACCACTTAAGgattttacttttaattttcgtttttaaatataaaatataatttttgtaaaataagttgaGGTGTCGTTTTGTATGAGGACTATTCTCATTGTACTCAGCGACCTAAAAAGAAAATTGCCTTCCCTTTTTCTTCATCGCAAACAAAAGCTCAACATCGATCTAGAAGCTTCTCACTGGTGCGAGAAAACGCCACTGCCAATTTGTTCTTCACTGCCACAAACTCACCTTCCAATGTGAAAGTAGAATCTCATATCGAAGCAGTAAAGTTTGATCGGAATACAAATAGGCTTTATAACACTGGAAAATAATACAAGAATACATAAATAATGATCTGCTAACAACCCCCCGCAATGCAAACGGGAGGGGAATACCGAACGGTCAAGCTGGACCGAATCTCTAGAAAAAGAGGTGATGGAAGACTCTTAGTGAAAATGTCAGCATATTAAGAAGATGGTGACACATGTACGACACAGATATAATCTGTTGCAACTTTATCGTGAACGAAATACAGATCAATCTCAATATGCTTGATCTGTTGATGCTGAACTGGGTTGGCAGACATGTATACTGCACTTATGTTATCACAATAAATAAGAGTAGCCCTTTGAAGATAGTAATGAAAGCCAAGAAGCAGATTGCAAATCCAACACATTTCAGCAACAACATTCGCTACTTCACAGTATTCATCTTTTTCACTGGACCGAGATACAGTATGTTGACGTTTGGAAGACCAAGATAAGAGATTGTAGCCCAGAAAAACACAGTACCGCTACAAGAAAAATGACTTACAGTCACACCAAAAAAGTGTGACTATATGCGTATAGtgacattttatttttttcactGGAAGTGTGACGGAAGGTGACACCATCGTATGGGTCTCATAGTCACTTTAAAATGTAGTGTCTGTATGCTATGAAAACATGTGGCCGTAGTATAAAAGTGTAGCAAATGTGTACGGAATTTTGTTTCTTAAATATCCAATATTGTAGCGTTAAACAGTTATTAGTCACACATATTTATTTAACGTTGTAACTGTATATCACCAAAATGCGACATTCATGATGTTTTAGTGTAGTTGTTTTCTTACATATGGTCAcacaatttaattttattaagaCTATTGGGTATCTTTTGTAAACTTTTAATTATGGTGAGTGTGATCATGTTTGCTAAATGGCCACAAGTACTTTACTTTCATATATGACGAATTGCTAATTATTAGTCACAAAAAACAATCAACGTTTGTGACTATAACCTAACGTATAGAGACAAACGAAGAAGTGAATTAAAATCATAAGTATTATAAAGTCACACATTTTGTTAAAATTAAGGACAATTCGGTATCGTATTAAGACTATTGGGTATATTTTAGACACATATAATTTACGGTAAACATGTCCGTGTTCAGTAAATGGACACATATAGTTAATGATCTATGTGACGATTTGCTAGTATTTAGTCTCAACAACAATCAATTATGGTATTTATTTGCCACATATATTGTTTTCCATGTTGTTATTGTTTAACTTAGTgacaatttttttaataaacatcACTTTAAATCAATTGTAGTCTCATAATTCTTGTATATTATGACTATTGTTAACCATTTAGCCCCACGTTACAAATTGATGTAAAGTAACCATTGTATATTTTTAGAGACATTAAAAATGTATATAACATGGCAAAAATCATACTACAGCCACTATAACTTACTATTTACTATTACTTTTTATACATTTTAGACACATGAAAATACTTTAAATTAAAGTAACGAAACACAACAATATGAAACACaaacaaaattcataattttatattaataataattgaaATCGAAATCCATATATACATTACATTCCTAATTAAAATATCAAAGCAAGGAAAATTTTCGTAATTTAAAGAATTTATATAACAGTTAAAAAATCAAACACATCATAAACCAAAACCTAGACATAACTAGCCAGACATTCATTTTGTTTGTATTGCTCCTTGTCTTCTTCAGAAGGGCATCAAATGATATGTAAGTTGGTTTCCTTTTTGTTGATTTTTCATGTGATATGATTTCTGGTACCTATAACAACAACATTGAAACCAATAAAATTAATTCATCATAAACTTAGTATAGTACTTTATGAAGAAAATAAAGTTTAATGCAAAAAGTATTGGACATATTGAAACAAACCTCTAACTCGGTTTGCACAAGGTATTTTGGCCATGGAACAAAACTTTTATATGCATCCTCAACTAATTTGAATTCTCCAGTTTGATGGGGTAGAAATGCAGTTTTTACAACCACTTCATCAATGGAAACTTTACAACAATCATCTTATAGAGCAACTCCATGAATGAATTGTCTTTCTGATGATAAGTGAATAGTACAGCGAGCAACGATGTTCCTTTTATACGGATATGATAGATTACACTTGATTGGCTACAATGACAAGTAATGTTATAATCTGGAAAAAAAACAGAAATGTATATTCATCATGTAAAAAAACACTGACCTGGAGAATGAGATTATTTGGTGAAACTTTTGGTATGTCATGATTGATAGTGGTAGTCTTAGACTCAACAGTTTTGTTGGTGGTTTTTGTATTTCCCTAATATCAAGATTTAAGAcatatttaaacatatattttaataaaaaagatGAAATAAAAGTATTGAAAACTGTAAAATTAGTATATACTACTGTTGCAGATTTCatggaaatcaattttgcatcgGGTGCTGCAGTTGCAGATTTCGTTTGAACAGGTTTTTTGTTGGTTTTTGGAATAACCTACATAATATAAAGTCCAACATGAAAAATTAGAAATCAGTatcaaacaaatatatatatatatatatatatatatatatatatatatatatatatatatatatatatatatatatatcaaccatGATCTAATAAGACGATAACATACTGATGTTACAGGTTCTGAAGGTTCATTGGTTTTGAGACTAATAGGAGACGTTTCATTACTTTGTATAATCTTTTCACTTGAAATACCCTAGAAAATATAAAGAAACAGGAAAAAATGTTTAAAAGAAATGAAATTTAGAACTAACATTGACAACAGATATTTTCAATAAGATTACATACAATTGTATGAGACAGATTTGGAAAGTCAGCTCCTTTTTCATTAAGATGAGCCAAAACTAGCTTTAGTGTTTGATCTTGTTCACTAACCTTTTTAGACAAAGCCTTGAGTTCAGCATCTTTTTTCTTAAGCTCAAGTTTTCCATTATGCAGTGCAATTTTAAGATCTTTAATTTCTTCCTTAGATGATCCTTTGCTGTGAGGAACATTGAAATATCTGTTGTAAGTGACTCCCGTGCCGACACCTTTTGAAAATCCGCCCTTTTCCTTGCCAAAAACTAAGGTCATGGCATCCGTTCCTGGTTCAACATTTACTTGTCCTTCTTTTATCTGCTTCTCACGTTCCATCTACCaaacaaaaaattaataattattgTCTTAATAATAATGATTAAAATATTtaaagtaaaagaaaaagaaaagtgtAGTGAAGTTACTAGTTTATCAGCCATGATTTTAACATCTTCATCCTTAAATTCTCCTTTACTTTCACGCCCTTTACACCATATAACTGACCTTGGGGGCATTTCCACCTTCGAAATCACATTCTCTTCaatcttgaaaaaaaattaaattataaagAATATGAAACAAAAGCATGTTAAATAAAATGATATGAAGTTAATGTAGCTTACCAACTTCCTCCTAAGAGTTGTATACCCCCCCCCCTCGTCTCATCCGATGAGCATACTTTGACATCTTTCTCGCTTTGATAGTCCTTTGTGACACATTCTGTGAAATAAAAGTAACATATTTGTCACGAACATTTAGAACCCAGATTatgataaataaatgaataagtttTGAAAAAAGATTTTAACATTAAACACTTGAGATTGTGTATAAGTCACAAATTTGATCCAATCATCTTGTTCAGTGATTAGTGCACGATAACGAACTGGGATTTTTTCAAGCTTTTTGGTATTGCCTAGATGTGGTTTGATGTAATTTGCATACAATTTTCTTCTGAAATTCCGTAGAAGAATACCAAGTCTATTCATCACAAATTGTTTTCCACTTTCATGAACCTCAAAATAGcgctaaaagaaaacaaagagaATGTTAGTAT of the Lactuca sativa cultivar Salinas chromosome 6, Lsat_Salinas_v11, whole genome shotgun sequence genome contains:
- the LOC111890112 gene encoding flavonoid 3',5'-hydroxylase 2, with the translated sequence MAQLNNLGSWWWEAMSSNKHELTLAISTLILTGLWYIWKFSMSSNGGPPLPPGPRSLPIVGYLPFLGRDLHKQFANMSHSYGPIFKFHIGGRLHVVINTPDLAKVVVREKDEIFANRNPSIAALAISYGGQDIVWSDNNSDWRNLRKIFVHEVLSNKNLEASSCFRRDEVRKTIKNVFSKIRTSINISEIAFSTEASVLTSMVWGNTSAQKIKGSNFGSELQMISSNIVELMGQANVSDIFPSLAWLDLQGVERKVKRELHQLDQIFTRIIDDRIESNSKKSKEAVGHEGKKDLLQILLELMDQKDAVSINLTQLKALIQNIMVAGTETTTTLIEWAMAEIMQNHNIMKRVQEELEEIVGLDNIVEESHLPKLQYLDATIKETFRLHPVVPLILPRSPSQDCMVSGYTIPKGCTVFLNVWAIHRDPRYWDNPLEFNPERFLANKCDFIGSNLNFFPFGSGRRSCPGVPLAEKMQMFILASLLHSFEWKLPEGEVHDLSEKFGITLKKREPLIAVPSPRLPNESLYM